In Mercurialis annua linkage group LG6, ddMerAnnu1.2, whole genome shotgun sequence, the following are encoded in one genomic region:
- the LOC126686307 gene encoding non-functional NADPH-dependent codeinone reductase 2-like, translating to MEGSSENTLINIPEVLLSCSGRRMPLLGMGTSTSPLVGSDEIKSAILQAIELGYRHFDTATLYLTEEPLGEAIAEAISRGLISSRDDLFITSKLWCSDAHSDLVLPALQKTLNALQLEYLDLYLVHWPVSSRPGIYEFPIKKGDLMPMDFKGVWEAMEECKKNGLTKSIGVCNFSCKKLSDILAIAQIPPAINQVEINPVWQQKKQMEFCKANGIVLTAYAPLGGTFNRVMENEVLKEIANAKGKSVAQICLRWAYEQGVCVLVKSFNRERMKENLDIFNWTLTEEETKMISEIPQHRGSSGVDYISDKGPFSTLDELWDGEI from the exons ATGGAAGGCAGCAGCGAGAATACATTGATTAATATTCCAGAGGTGCTTCTTAGCTGCAGTGGCAGGAGGATGCCATTACTCGGTATGGGAACTTCGACGTCTCCATTGGTAGGATCGGATGAGATTAAATCCGCGATTCTACAAGCGATTGAACTCGGTTATAGACATTTTGACACAGCTACGCTATACCTGACCGAGGAGCCACTCGGTGAAGCCATTGCCGAAGCTATTTCTCGTGGACTGATTAGTTCCAGAGACGACCTCTTTATCACATCTAAGCTCTGGTGCAGTGATGCTCATAGCGATCTTGTTCTTCCTGCACTTCAAAAAACACTCAA TGCTCTTCAGCTGGAGTATCTTGATCTTTATCTGGTACATTGGCCTGTGAGTTCAAGACCAGGAATTTATGAGTTTCCGATCAAGAAAGGAGATCTTATGCCGATGGATTTTAAAGGTGTATGGGAAGCTATGGAAGAGTGCAAGAAAAATGGACTAACTAAATCCATTGGTGTATGCAATTTCTCCTGTAAAAAGCTTTCTGATATTCTTGCCATTGCACAAATCCCTCCTGCAATTAATCAG GTAGAGATAAACCCAGTTTGGCAACAAAAGAAGCAAATGGAGTTCTGCAAAGCCAATGGAATTGTGTTGACAGCTTATGCTCCTTTAGGAGGAACTTTCAACAGAGTTATGGAAAATGAAGTGCTCAAAGAGATTGCAAATGCCAAAGGAAAAAGTGTTGCTCAG ATTTGTCTGAGGTGGGCATATGAGCAAGGAGTTTGTGTGTTGGTGAAGAGTTTCAACAGGGAGAGAATGAAAGAAAATCTTGACATATTCAACTGGACTTTGACAGAGGAAGAAACCAAGATGATTTCTGAGATTCCGCAGCATAGAGGATCGAGCGGTGTCGATTACATCTCTGATAAAGGCCCTTTCAGCACCCTTGATGAGCTTTGGGATGGAGAAATTTAA
- the LOC126687782 gene encoding uncharacterized protein LOC126687782, with protein sequence MRGSGGSSAGRGRGRDTVQGRGRGRGAPEQDAPEDSDPGAEQQVLAARPAPRRAARQPQPQGQPPATDETGRVRVTPDAARERLLDSRNDSGTASRAILPIFRSRWFAEGSSWKKITAEHKGFYFEEFKKGFCWDPTYPEDLIRGVFYRHAGNRYKDTLHNMKPDKKEGSVSADTWASWKRDWDTAEAKKKSDIARANRMSEPSGAGTGPVRHTAGSRSATRHKTVMTEELGREPTLAELHVRLHLTKADRTVFVDKRSKDKNDRFQAELAAATQSQAAGEGSSSTPEPIDENEMFLSLKAIKKQRVYGIGSTSASYVGQSSASRLRRGGSSQQGNVSTEDIEQRIAREVEERLEQRIRTVEAGFEERVEQRIRTVEAGFDERIRTELARLMTTLPPELRPQFPPPPRPPADDTTSLE encoded by the exons ATGAGAGGTTCAGGTGGTTCTTCTGCCGGCCGAGGCCGCGGTAGGGATACAGTTCAGGGACGCGGACGTGGACGCGGCGCCCCAGAGCAGGATGCCCCTGAGGACTCGGATCCCGGGGCTGAGCAGCAGGTGCTAGCTGCTAGACCTGCGCCGCGGAGAGCGGCGAGACAGCCGCAACCACAGGGCCAGCCACCAGCGACGGATGAGACTGGGAGGGTTAGAGTTACACCAGATGCTGCAAG AGAAAGATTACTGGATAGCAGGAACGACAGCGGGACAGCATCTAGGGCGATCTTGCCCATTTTTCGATCTAGATGGTTTGCTGAGGGTTCCTCGTGGAAGAAGATTACAGCAGAGCATAAGGGCTTCTACTTCGAGGAGTTCAAG AAGGGTTTTTGCTGGGACCCGACCTACCCTGAAGATCTGATTAGAGGGGTCTTCTACCGACATGCGGGCAATCGGTATAAAGATACTCTCCACAACATGAAGCCGGATAAAAAAGAGGGCAGTGTTAGTGCTGATACTTGGGCGTCATGGAAGCGAGATTGGGATACTGCTGAGGCTAAGAAAAAGTCCGATATAGCACGAGCTAATCGGATGAGTGAGCCGTCCGGAGCTGGCACCGGACCTGTTCGACATACCGCAGGATCGCGATCGGCTACGAGGCATAAGACAGTtatg ACTGAGGAGCTTGGTCGAGAGCCCACTTTGGCTGAGTTGCATGTACGGTTGCACCTGACCAAAGCTGATCGGACTGTCTTTGTTGACAAGAgatcaaaggataaaaat GACCGTTTTCAGGCAGAGCTTGCTGCAGCAACACAGTCTCAGGCAGCTGGAGAAGGGAGTTCGTCGACTCCAGAGCCGATCGACGAGAACGAGATGTTTTTGTCTCTCAAGGCAATCAAGAAGCAGCGAGTCTACGGTATTGGATCGACTTCAGCATCCTACGTCGGCCAGAGCAGCGCTAGTCGATTGCGCCGCGGCGGATCATCCCAGCAGGGGAACGTTAGTACTGAGGACATAGAGCAGCGTATTGCTAGGGAGGTTGAGGAGCGGCTCGAGCAGCGGATtcgtactgtggaggcgggttttgaagagcgggtcgagcagcgaatccgtactgtggaggcgggtttcgacgagcggatccgtactgagcTTGCGCGGCTGATGACTACACTCCCACCCGAGTTACGCCCGCAGTTCCCACCACCCCCACGCCCTCCTGCTGATGACACCACTAGTTTAGAGTAG